From the genome of Pseudomonas putida:
CTTGCCGAAATCACTGCCCAGTACCTGCGTGCCAATGGCTTTGACGTGCGCGTCACCACTGGCCTTGGCAGCAACATTGCGCGCCAGGCACAGGAAACCGGCCAGCTCGACCTGATGTGGGAATACACCGGGGTTTCGCTGGTGTCGTACAACCATATCGAAGAACGCATGCCCAGTGCCGAGGCCACCTACGCCAAGGTCAAGGAACTGGACGCGAAAAAGGACCTGATCTGGCTGACGCCGTCGAAGTTCAGCAACACCTACGCCCTGGGCCTGCCCAAGCAGGTGGCCGATGCGTATCCACAGATCCAGACCATCAGCGACCTCAACCAGGTACTGCGCGACGAGCATGATCGCAACCACCTGGTGGCACTGGATACCGAGTTCGCCAACCGCCCCGACGGCCTGGTCGGCCTGAAGGCAATGTACGACCTGCAAGTGGGCCGCGCCAACATCCGCCAGATGGATGCCGGCCTGGTGTACACCGCCATGCACAACAACCAGGTGTTCGCCGGCCTGGTCTACACCACCGACGGCCGTCTCAGCGCCTTCAACCTCAAGCTGCTCGAGGACGACAAGCACTACTTCCCCGACTACACCGCCGCCCCGGTGATCCGCAAGGCCGTGCTCGACGCCAGCCCGCAGCTGGCCAACCTGCTCAAGCCGCTGGCCGAGCAGCTCGACGACGAGACCATGCGCCAGCTCAACGCCAAGGTCGATGTCGAGCACCAGAACCCGACCGCCGTCGCCGCTGCGTTCCTGCGTGAACACCCCCTCCGCGAGGTACAGCCATGAACCTGCTCGACACCTTCGCCCACCTCGACTGGGCCCAGGTCCTGCAACTGACCTGGCAACACATCATGCTGGTCGGCGTCGCCGTGAGCCTGGCGATCGTCATCGGCGTGCCGCTGGGCATCCTGATGACCCGCTTCCCCGCCCTCGCCGGCCCCCTGCAGGCCAGCGCCACGGTGCTGCTGACCATCCCGTCGATCGCCCTGTTCGGCCTGCTGCTGCCGTTCTACTCCAAGTTCGGCCAGGGCCTGGGGCCGTTGCCGGCGATCACCGCAGTGTTCCTTTATTCATTGCTACCGATCCTGCGTAACACCTACCTGGCCCTGACCAACGTCGAGCCTGGCATCCGCGAAGCGGCACGCGGCATCGGCATGACCTTCGGCCAACGCCTGCGCATGGTCGAGTTGCCCATCGCGGTGCCGGTGATCCTCGCTGGCGTGCGCACCGCCGTGGTCATGAACATCGGCGTCATGACCATCGCCGCGACCATCGGCGCCGGTGGCCTTGGCGTACTCATCCTGACGTCCATCAGCCGCAGCGACATGTCGATGCTGCTGGTCGGCGCCGTGCTGGTCAGCCTGCTGGCCATCGTCGCCGACCTGCTCCTGCAAACCCTGCAACGTGCCCTGACTCCAGAAGGACTGCGCTCATGATCGAACTCAAGAACCTCAGCAAGACCTTCAACGTCAACGGCAAGGACGTCAAGGCCGTCGACTCGGTAAGCCTCACTGTCAACGAAGGCGAGATCTGCGTGTTCCTCGGCCCTTCGGGTTGCGGCAAGAGCACCACGTTGAAGATGATCAACCGCCTCATCACACCGACCTCCGGGCAGGTGTTCATCAACGGCGAAGACACCAGCGCGCTGGACGAAGTGACCCTGCGTCGGCACATCGGCTACGTGATCCAGCAGATCGGCCTGTTCCCCAACATGACCATCGAGGAGAACATCACCGTGGTCCCGCGCCTGCTCGGCTGGGACAAGCAGAAGTGCCACGACCGCGCCCGCGAGCTGATGCACATGATCAAGCTCGAGCCCAAGCAGTACCTGCAGCGCTATCCGCGCGAGCTGTCCGGTGGCCAGCAGCAGCGTATCGGCGTGATCCGCGCGCTGGCCGCCGATGCGCCGGTGCTGCTGATGGACGAGCCGTTCGGCGCGGTTGACCCGATCAACCGGGAGATGATCCAGAACGAGTTCTTCGAGATGCAGCGGGCGCTGAACAAGACCGTGATCATGGTCAGCCACGACATCGACGAGGCCATCAAGCTGGGCGACAAGATCGCCATCTTCCGCGCCGGCAAGCTGCTGCAGCTCGATCACCCGGACACCCTGCTGGCGCACCCGGTGGATGATTTCGTCAGCAACTTCGTCGGCCAGGACAGCACCCTCAAGCGCCTGCTGCTGGTGCGCGCCGAGGACGCGGCGGACAACGCCCCGTCGGTCAGCCCGGAAACCCCCGTGGCCGATGCCCTGGAGCTGCTCGACGAACACGACCGCCGCTACGTGGTGGTGACCGATGCGCAGAACAAAGCGCTGGGCTATGTGCGCCGCCGCGACATGCACCGCCAGCAAGGCACCTGCGGCGACTTCCTGCGCCAGTTCAACGCCACCGCTTCGCACGATGAACACCTGCGCATCCTGCTGTCGCGGATGTACGAGTTCAATCGCGCGTGGTTGCCGGTGCTCGATGCCGAGCAGGTATTCCTGGGCGAGGTGACCCAGGAATCGATCGCGGCGTACCTGAGCTCGGGGCGCTCGCGTGGGGCGAAGACCAGTATCGTGTCGCCGGCCGAGGTGGCGGCCTCTTGAAATAGCGCCTCCCCCTTCGCGGGCAAGCCCGCCCCACCGGTCCTATGCCTGCCTGTGGGCTGGCGCTGTACCGGTGGGAGCGGGCTTGTCCCGCGAATGGGGCGACGCGGTGAATGGCACCGGCTTCGCCGGTGTTCGCGGGACAAGCCCGCTCCCACAGAGTCCAGTTAAATCAATGAGTTATGTTTAGTTCTCTGGGAGCGGGCTTGCCCGCGAAGGGGACGACGCGTTATCAGAACCCCACACTGGCCTGCACATAGAAGGTCCGTGGCTCACCCACATAGATCCCGGCATTGTTGTCGCTCGAGCGGGTGAAGTACTGCTTGTCGAACAGGTTCTTCACCCCCGCCGCCAGCTTGAGGTTGGACATCTGCGGCCCGAAGTCATACCCCCCACGGGCATGCCAGGTCACGTAGCCCGGGATGTCGCCATACTGCCCATCGGCACTTGGCTCGGTGATGTAGTCGCCATTGAAACTGCCATCGCTGTTGATTCCGGTCCCCGGCGCGCGCTGCTTGGATTGGGCATAGGCATCGAGGTTCCAGGTCCAGCGGTTGATCGCGTAGCGCAGCCCGGCAGTGGCCACCTGGCGTGAATAGAACGGCAGGTCGCGGCCCTTGAAGCCCGGAATCTCTCCTTCGTAGGTCGCACGGGTGTAGGTATAGCCACCATTGACCGACAGGCCTTCCAGACGCGGGTCCAGGCCGGCCAAATCGTAGCGCACCGAAGCCTCGATCCCCTGGTGCTTGGTCGCACCCAGGTTGGTCCAACCGACATCGTTGCTGATGTACTGCAACTCGTCATCGAAATCGATGTAGAACGCCGTCAGCTCGCCAGCGAAACCACCCTTGTCATAGCGCGTACCGATTTCATAGGTCTTGGCCTTTTCCGGTTCCAGGCCGTTGGCCGTGCTGTTGCCGCTGCCGCCCTGGCCAAGCTGGAAGTACTGCAGGCTGCCGAAGGACGTCTCGTAGTTGGCGAACACCTTCCAGGCATCGGAGATGTGGTACATGACGCTCAATGCCGGCAGCGGCTCGTTGCTGGTGATGCTGCGTTTCTTCTCCGCCACCGGCTAGCCGTTGGCGCCGAGCACCGGGCGGTCGCGCCAATCGGTGTTGATGTGCTCGAAGCGGATACCCGGAGTGATCGTCCAGTTGCCGACGTCGATCTTGTCGTCGATGTAGTAGGCGCTGGCTTCAGTGCCACCGCTGCGATCCTGGAACACGTGGCCGTCGGAGGTCGGCGTGGAGGTGGGTACGTTGTCGATCAGAGCCAGGCGCGTCGACTGTTCGCGCATCGCTTCCTTGAGGTAGCGATAGCCGACACTGACTTCCTGGGTGGTTGGGCCAGCGAAGAAGATCCGCGACAGCCGCGGTTCGATGGCGAAGGTATGGTAGTTGCGCGGGTACGACGACAGGGTCTTCATGTCCCGCGAGGCAATGGCACTGCCACGGAAGCTGTCGGTGTAGTAGGTCAGCACCTCGAACTGGGTGGCATCGTCGAGCTGGCGTTGCCACTTGAACGACACGTCCTTGCGCCGCCCGGCGAAATAGTCGTAGTCGCGCAGCGACTGGAACGGTTTGCTGTCGTACTGGGCCTGGGTCAGGCCGCCGGGCATGTCGGCGCGGCCATCGTAGTAATGGAAGTTGAGCCAGAACTCGTCGACGTCGGTGGGCGCCCAGTGGGTCTTGAGGATGACGTCGTCGATGTCGTTGCCGTTGTTGCTTTCCCGGTAGCCGTGGCCATTGACCCCGGTGTAGAGCAAGGCCACACCCATGCCGTTGTCGGCGGTGCCCCCGACGAACGCCGACTCGGTGTGCTTCCAGCCGCCATGCTGCGAGGTCTCCAGGGTGGTGGACAACTGCGCCGAAGGCTTCTCGGGAATCGCCCGGGTGACGAAGTTGATCACCCCGCCGACGTTCTGCGGGCCATAGCGCACGGAGCCGGCGCCACGTACCACATCGATGCTGTCGAGGTTACCCGAGGAGATGGGCGCCATCGACAACTGCGGCTGGCCATAAGGCGCAAAGGCGGCGGGGATGCCATCGATGAGCACCGTCGAGCGGGGCGACAGTCGCGAGGTCAGGCCACGCACGCCAACGTTCAGCGACAGGTCGCTGCCGCCCGTGCCGTTGGAATCCTGCACCTGCACGCCAGGGATGCCACGCAGCACGTCGCGCACGTTCATCGCGCCCTTCTCCACCATGGCCTCGCGGCGCACCACGGTGCGTGCGCCGGGATGGTTCTGCACCACCGCCTGGTCGGCATCGCCCAGCCAATCGCCCACCACGTTCACATCGATCGGGGCCAGTTCCAGGCTGCCGGTGTTCAGCGAGCCGGCCGACTCGGCAGGCTTGACCACCACGGTGTCCTGGGACTTTTCATAGGTCAGCCCGCTGCCTTCGAGCAGTTGTTGCAGCGCTTGCTCGGCCAGCAACGTGCCGGACACCGCCGGCGCTTGCTTACCGGCGACCAATTCGGGGCTGAAGAACAGTTGCAGATCGGTCTGCTGGCCCAGCGCGGTCAGCGCCGAGGCCAAGGGTTGTGCCTGAATCTGCAGGGCGCGGGGGGCCTCTTCGGCCTGGCTGGTGGCGGCAACGCTCGCGACGGCGAGGGCCAGCGCAAGGGCACGCATGCGGGGGAATGGCTTATTGTTGTTCACGTCGTCGAAACATCCTGGAAATACGGAATGGACCCAACCGCATGCAAATGAAAATGCTTGGCAGTTGCAGCTGGCGGGGAAGACGAACGAGTGAAAAAAAACCTGAATCTATTTCGCGTTTATTTCCTGGGAGCCGTCCTCATGGGCCTTGATGGCCACCGGTAGGATGCTCGGCAAGGCGCGCAACAGAGCATCCGTGTCGTCGGTGCTGAAGGTGCTGGACAGGCGCAAGCGGGCCACCTTGCCGGGTGCCACGCGCAAGGGCTGGGCACGATAGCGCGAGGTCTCGGCGACCACTTCGGCCAGCGTTGCGTCGTCGAACACCAGCTTGCCCTGGCGCCAGGCGGTAACGGCGGCAGTATTGACTGCATAAGGCGCCGCCACCACACCCTGGGCATCGATGTGCGAACCCTGGCCAGCGCTTAATTGCGCCAGCGAGGCGTCCTTGCCCTGGACCCGCACCGACCCCTGCTCCACCGCCACGCGGGTGATGGCCGGATCGAGCCGGACATCGAAGCGGGTGCCGGTCACGGTGACGCTGCCCTGGGCGGTGTCGACCACGAACGGCCGGTTGCCGTCGTGGGCGACGACGAACATTGCCTCACCGGCGTCCAGGTGGATGCGCCGGCGCGCGGCGCTGAAATCGACGCGCATTCGCGTAGCGCCATTGAGATCCAGCCGAGAGCCATCAGGCAGTTCGACCTGGCGCCGCTCGCCGAAGGCGGTCTGCAGAAAATCCTGGTGATTGAGCTTCTGGTACTCCCAACCGCCCCAGCCAAGCCCCAGAGCCAGCAGCCCGACACTGGCCGCCAGCGCCTGGCGCAGGAACCGCCGGCGTGGCAACTGCTGCACCGGGTCCGCCTGGCACAGTGCCTCGAGCCGCTGGCGCCCAAGCAGATCGGCGGCTTGCCAGAGCCGCAGCAGTTGCTGGTACTCCTGCGCGTGCAGCGGGTCGGTCGCCAACCACGCCTGCAAACCGGCCTGCAGCGCGGCATCGTTCGGCGCGTCATGCACGCGGGCGAACCATTGCGCCGCCTGCTCGCGGACCGTCTCGGTACCGTGCTGTTTCATGGAAAGGGTCTCCTGCCTCATCTCGCCGACACATCCAGGTGCTCACGCAGATGCCGGAGCGTGCGGATCATATACTTTTCGACCATGTTCTTGGACAAACCCATGCGCTCGGCGATCTCGGCCTGGGTCAGGCCCTCGAGCTTCTGCCAGACGAATACCCGGCGGCAGTTCAGCGGCAGCTCGGCCAGCGCTCGCTCGACACTGTCGGCGAGTTCCAGGGCATGTACATAGGCTTCTGGGTCGTCGCTGGCAGCGCTCCTCTCATCCAAGGCTTCGCGCTCCAGGGCCTGGCGCCGGTCCTCGCGGCGAAAACCATCCACAGCGATATTACGCGCCGTCTGGTGCAGGTAGGCCCGTGGCTGGTCGACCTGTTCGCGCGAGGTTTCCAGCACCCGGACGAAGGCATCGTGGGTGAGGTCCTCGGCCTGCTGACGACTGCGCAGTTTGCGCGTCCAGGTGCCGATCAGCTCATGGTAATGGTCGAGGAAGCCTTTGTGTCCAGCCACGGGAAGTGTCGTCAGGGAGGCAGGTGAGGGTGCGAATAGTAATGTTTCTCATCAAAGGCAGCAAATCCGTCCATCAGTAACAAAAAATTTATCGTCTTTTTTGCGGACTTGGGCGTCGCAGGTCCGTGGCCATAAATATGAACACTTGAGGCCTTTTCGCGGATAAGCCCCTGCCTCCCGTAGCGCGTGAGGCCCTTGAGACGGGCATGTCCGCAGAGGCTGCGAACCGCTCCATTCCACAATTTTTTACGCTTGAAAGCCGCGATGGAACGTCAGGTAGTCACATCGGTCGGTTATTCAAATGGCTGGTCGTCGATCCGCGACGATCGTGCCCGGATTGCCTGTTGATTCTGCATTCTTCACGCCCTAAAGTGCGCGCCGAACGTCCATGCTGGAAACGATCCATCCGGCTCAAGTACTGAGTAGGCGAACCAAAGTGGGGATACGGAGGACGTTCAGTTTGCAGCCACTTAAACATTCAGTTTGCCCATGGAGTCCCTGAGCATGTCGATCCAGGTCGAAGACTATTTCGCGCGTGATACCTTCCAGAAAATGAAGGCGTTCGCCGACAAACAGGAAACCCCGTTCGTACTCATCGACACCCAGATGATCAGCCAGGCCTACGACGACCTGCGCGCGGGTTTCGAGTTCGCCAAGGTCTACTACGCAGTCAAGGCCAACCCGGCCGTCGAGATCATCGACCTGCTCAAGGAAAAAGGCTCGAACTTCGACATCGCCTCGATCTACGAACTGGACAAGGTGATGAACCAGGGTGTCAGCGCCGATCGCATCAGCTACGGCAACACCATCAAGAAGTCCAAGGACATCCGCTACTTCTACGAGAAGGGCGTTCGCCTCTACGCCACCGACTCCGAAGCCGACCTGCGCAACATCGCCAAGGCCGCCCCGGGCTCCAAGGTGTACGTGCGCATCCTGACCGAAGGCTCGACCACTGCCGACTGGCCGCTGTCGCGCAAGTTCGGCTGCCAGACCGACATGGCCATGGACCTGCTGATCCTCGCCCGTGACCTGGGCCTGGTTCCGTACGGCATTTCCTTCCACGTCGGTTCCCAGCAGCGCGACATCAGCGTCTGGGATGCGGCGATCGCCAAGGTCAAGGTGATCTTCGAGCGCCTGAAGGAAGAAGACGGTATCGAGCTGAAACTGATCAACATGGGTGGCGGCTTCCCGGCCAACTACATCACCCGCACCAACAGCCTCGAGACCTATGCCGAGGAAATCATCCGCTTCCTGAAGGAAGACTTCGGTGACGACCTGCCGGAAATCATCCTCGAGCCTGGCCGTTCGCTGATCGCCAACGCCGGTATCCTGGTCAGCGAAGTGGTGCTGGTAGCCCGTAAATCGCGCACCGCCGTCGAGCGTTGGGTCTACACCGACGTAGGCAAGTTCTCGGGCCTGATCGAAACCATGGACGAGTCCATCAAGTTCCCGATCTGGACCGAGAAGAAAGGCGAGATGGAAGAAGTGGTCATCGCCGGCCCGACCTGCGACAGCGCCGACATCATGTATGAGCACTACAAGTATGGCCTGCCGCTGAACCTGGCCATCGGCGACCGCCTGTACTGGTTGTCGACCGGCGCCTACACCACCAGCTACAGCGCGGTGGAGTTCAACGGCTTCCCGCCGCTGAAGGCGTTCTACCTGTAATGCACGACGGGGCCGAAAGGCCCCGTCTTCTTTTGTGGGTCTGTCCCGGCCCTATCGCCGGCAACCCGGCTCCTACCGGTACAACGCCCTTGTAGGAGCCGGCTTGCCGGCGATAGGGCCGGGACAGTGACCTTCAAGCTCCGCGCCGTTCCAGCTCCTCGGCATAGCGGCCAGCGAAGGCCATCAGCACAGGCCCTGCCTTCTGCAAGGTGACCAAGGCAGCGCGCAGGAAATTGCCATTGCCCTCGACCCTGGCCTTCTCCAGCCAAGGCGTGGCCTCGGCCAGTTGGCCGCGCTCGACCAGCACCATGGCCAAGCTGAACATCCCGCGAAAATCACCCGCCTCGGCCGAACGCCGATACCAGCGCACTGCCCGTGCCGGGCTGGGCGCGGTGGCAATGCCCTGTTCCAGGTAACGCCCGTACAGGTTCATCGACTTGGCATGGCCCAACTGCGCACCTTTCTCATAGCAGGCCAATGCCTGCGCCTGGTTGGCCGGCACGCCCCGTCCGGTGGCCAACAGGTTGCCAAGGTTGTAGAGCCCCCAATCGAGGCCGGCATCGGCCGCACGGGCGTAATGAATGGCCGCCTGGGACAGGCTCACCTCGCCACCCCAGCCATGCTCCAGGCAACGCCCGAGCATGTTGTGCGCCATGGCGTTGCCACCCTGCGCGGCAATGCCGAACCAACGCCGTGCGACGCTGCAGTCCTGCTCGATGCCGCGCCCGTCGAGCAGGATCTGCCCGAGCAACAGCTGCGCCTCGACCACGCCCTGCCCGGCCGCCGCCAGGATCGCCTGGGCGGCCTTGCCTGGACGGCCTTCGAGCATGGCCTTCAGCTCGGCGATATCCACCACTTCCTCACGACGCAACGGGTAGGACACGGTTAGACCTCGGCCCAGCGGCGCAACAGATTGTGATAGGTGCCGGTCAGTTGCAGCAGCGAGGGATGGTCCGGCACGTCGACCGTCAGTTGCTGGATGGCCGTGTCCATCTCAAACAGCAGCGCGCGCTGGCTGTCTTCGCGGATCAGGCTCTGGGTCCAGAAGAACGCCGCATAGCGGGCGCCACGGGTTACCGGATTGACCTTGTGCAGGCTGGTGCCGGGGTACAGCACCAGGTCGCCAGCGGCCAACTTGACCTGTTGCACGCCGTAGGTGTCCTGGATCACCAGCTCGCCGCCGTCGTAGCTGTCCGGGTCGCTGAGGAACAACGTCGAGGACAGGTCGGTACGCACCCGCTCCATGCTGCCCTTGGGTTGGCGCAGGGCGTTGTCGATGTGAAAGTCGAAGCTGCCACCCTCGCGGTAGCAATTGACCAACGGCGGGAACACCTTGTGCGGCAAGGCGGCCGACATGAAGCGCGGGTTGCGCCACAGCCGCTCGATCAGGGCAGTGCCGATTTCCTTGGCCAGGGCATGGCCCTCGGGCAACTGCAGGTTGTACTTGGCCTTGGCCGATTGATACCCGGCCGTGACCTTGCCATCTGCCCAGTCGGCCTGCTCCAGCGCCTCGCGGATACGGGCGAGCTCACCTTCGTCGAACAAGCCGGGGATGTGAAGCAGCATGGCGGCGGCACCGTAAAGAACTGTAAAGGGGCCAATGATATTGATTCCCTTTTACGTCGCACAACCCCTTTTGCGACCTTTGACGTTTCAGCAGGTGTAAACCGGAAAGGCAAATTGTAAAGATTGTAAATTCTTCACGAATGGTAACGACTCTCAATTGTGAGTCACAATTGCTTACATTAACATCCGCCGCCTTCACACCTTGGGGAAGGTCTACAACAATGCGCCACGTACCACCTGCAGTGAGTTCACCACGCCTGATCGCCTCGGCAATCGGCGTCGCCCTCAGCGCTTCGACCGCCTACGCCGCCGACCCGGCTGCCAGCAGTGCCGTGACCCTCGACGCTACCAGCGTCAATGGCAAGGCTGAACAAGCCAACACCGATTACAAGGTCGACAAAGTCTCTTCGCAGAAGTACACCGCGCCTCTGGTGGACACCCCGCGTTCGGTCACCGTGATCCCACAGCAAGTGATCAAGGACACCAGTGCCCTGACGCTGCAGGATGCGCTGCGCACCGTACCGGGCATCACCATGGGTGCTGGCGAAGGCGGCAACCCATCCGGCGACCGCCCGTTCATTCGCGGTTTCGACAGCCAGAGTTCGATGTACCTGGACGGCGTGCGCGATACCGGTTCGCAGACCCGTGAGATCTTTGCCATCGAATCGGTGGAAGTGGCGAAGGGCCCGAACTCCTCGATCGGTGGCCGCGGCGCTGCCGGCGGCACCATCAACATGGTGAGCAAACGCGCGCACCTGGGTAACTCGCTCGATGGCGCCTGGACCTGGGGCAGCGACCAGACCCAGCGTTACACCCTGGATGGTAACTATCAGTTCAGCGACTCCGTCGCCGGCCGCCTCAACCTGATGACCCACAAAAGCAACGTCGCGGGCCGCGACGAGGTCAACTACGACCGCTGGGGCGTGGCACCTTCGCTGGTCTTCGGCCTGGGTACCGACACCCGCTTGAGCCTTGACTACTACCACATGGAAAGCGACGACCTGCCGGATTCGGGTATTCCCTACAGCTTGCGCTCTGGCAGCTCGGCCGCCCGCACTTCGGCCAATCCGGACAAACCGACCCACGGTGGTGGCAGCAGCAGCAACTATTACGGCCTGGTCGGTCGCGATTTTTCCAAGAGCCGTGCCGATATCTCGACCATCAGCATCGAGCACGACCTGAGTGACTCGTTGACCATCAAGAACACCTTGCGCCACGGCAACACGCTGCAGGACTACATCTACAGCCAGCCCGACGACAGCAAGGGCAACATCCTCAACGGTGAAGTCTGGCGCCGCCCGAACAACCGCGTGGCCAATACCCGCACTACCACCAACCAGACCGACCTGTTCGGCGATTTCTACATCGGCGGCATGAAGAACACCTTCTCCACCGGGATAGAGTTCAGCCGTGAAACCTCGGTGAAGACCGGTTACAACGTCACCGGCTTCAGCTCCGGCAGTTGCTCGAATGCAACTGGACAGATTTCCGGCGTCTGTACCTCGTTCCCGAACCCCAACCCGCATGACGAGTGGGACGGCACGATCAGCCGCACCCAGGCCGGTGCCGACACGGCAGGCAACACGCGCGCGATCTACTTCACCGACACGCTGGAGCTCGACCCGGCCTGGTTGCTGACCATGGGCCTGCGCTACGACCACTTCGACACCAAGGCCAAGACCAAACTGGCCGACGGTTCGACCAGCTTCAAGACAGAAGACACCAGCGAGTTCGTCACCGGCCAGTTGGGCCTGACCTGGAAGCCTGCTGAAAACGGCAGTATCTATGTGTCCTACGCCACCTCCGCCACCCCGCCTGGTGCCTCGCTCGGCGAAGGTTCCGACGGCAACGCGCTGGTCACCGCCACCACCACCAGCGAGCTGAAACCGGAAGAGACCACCAACTACGAAATCGGTACCAAGTGGGACCTGTTCAATGAACGCCTGGCACTGACCGCGGCAATTTTCCGCACCGAGAAGGAAAATGCCCGCGTCCTGGTGGATAACAATACCTACCAGAACGTCGGCAAGACCCGGGTGGACGGCCTGGAACTCAGCGCCAGCGGCAAGCTGACCGAAAACTGGCAAGTGTTCGCCGGCTACACCTACATGGACGCCAAGTTGACCGACGGCGGAGCGCAGAGAGTCGGCACGGTATTCATCGATGGCTATAACGATGGCAACCAGTTGCCCAACACGCCGAACAACAGCCTGACCCTGTGGACCACCTACAACGTCACACCGAAACTGACCGTCGGTGGCGGTGCCTTCTACGTCGACGATGTGTTCGGTAACACCACCAACAGCGTGATGGTCGATTCGTACTGGCGCTACGACGCCATGGCCAGCTACAAGCTGACCAAGAACGTCGACCTGCAGCTGAACGTGCAGAACCTCACCAACGAGGTTTACTACGACAAGGCCTACAGTGCGCACTACGCCAACCAGGCAGCCGGGCGGACCACGCTGTTGACCACCAGCTTCCATTTCTAAAGCAACACCCCCGAGCCCCGTTCATTCCAGTGAGCGGGGCTTTTGCGTATCAAGGCATAATGCACGCCGCGCAGTACGTGGCAGCAATACAAGGTGATCGATGTGCTGAAAAAGACGCTGTTCCAGTTGCACTGGTTCTTTGGCATCACCGCCGGCCTGGTGCTGGCCTTGATGGGCATCACCGGGGCGCTCTATTCATTCCAGGAGGAGCTGCTGCGCGCCTTCAACGCCGACGTGCTCAAGGTCGAGGTACGCCCCGAGGGTGTACTGCCGCCAGCCGAACTGGTACGCCGGGTCGAGGCCGAACAGGGCGACAAGGTGTCGATGCTGTGGGTA
Proteins encoded in this window:
- a CDS encoding TonB-dependent receptor, which encodes MRHVPPAVSSPRLIASAIGVALSASTAYAADPAASSAVTLDATSVNGKAEQANTDYKVDKVSSQKYTAPLVDTPRSVTVIPQQVIKDTSALTLQDALRTVPGITMGAGEGGNPSGDRPFIRGFDSQSSMYLDGVRDTGSQTREIFAIESVEVAKGPNSSIGGRGAAGGTINMVSKRAHLGNSLDGAWTWGSDQTQRYTLDGNYQFSDSVAGRLNLMTHKSNVAGRDEVNYDRWGVAPSLVFGLGTDTRLSLDYYHMESDDLPDSGIPYSLRSGSSAARTSANPDKPTHGGGSSSNYYGLVGRDFSKSRADISTISIEHDLSDSLTIKNTLRHGNTLQDYIYSQPDDSKGNILNGEVWRRPNNRVANTRTTTNQTDLFGDFYIGGMKNTFSTGIEFSRETSVKTGYNVTGFSSGSCSNATGQISGVCTSFPNPNPHDEWDGTISRTQAGADTAGNTRAIYFTDTLELDPAWLLTMGLRYDHFDTKAKTKLADGSTSFKTEDTSEFVTGQLGLTWKPAENGSIYVSYATSATPPGASLGEGSDGNALVTATTTSELKPEETTNYEIGTKWDLFNERLALTAAIFRTEKENARVLVDNNTYQNVGKTRVDGLELSASGKLTENWQVFAGYTYMDAKLTDGGAQRVGTVFIDGYNDGNQLPNTPNNSLTLWTTYNVTPKLTVGGGAFYVDDVFGNTTNSVMVDSYWRYDAMASYKLTKNVDLQLNVQNLTNEVYYDKAYSAHYANQAAGRTTLLTTSFHF